The Sphingomonas sp. LY54 genome includes a region encoding these proteins:
- a CDS encoding penicillin acylase family protein, which produces MLNRRSFLLGSAATMALLSADLRAAAPVSRTRQLASAGLAAPIEIVDDPWGVPHIRAQSIPDAFFGQGYVVARDRLFQIDLSHRRELGRMAEAFGPEFAVHDAAARLFLFRGDLDAELARVPENILACARAYVAGINARIDEVAGDPALLPLEYGILGVRPLKWDIRDLVLARGSFGSVRDEIRRARLAGMGLLELDAVVAPLRPVWPLRVPEGLDAAAVSEADLGVLRLGGLPFGALVPEPEPDPGQGAGPSLAAISASERAQAGSNAWTIGPQRSATGRPILANDPHLGIGGFGPRHVAHLTAPGLDVIGGGSPGLPGIMQGHTDRFAFGRTNFHIDQEDLFVLEMHPDDAERYRHEGAWRRFDRVEVSIPVKGAPPHRATLRYAAQGPVVSHDPARRRATALAAVELQPGASGAFAMIAINLARDWESLREAAFRFHPSPTNFHYADVDGNHGWQVIGFAPVRKKGDGLMPVPGDGRYDWTGVRDFRALPSEYNPAKGWFASANQNNLPEGWPRDRIPAFSFRDPYRYDRIADVLSAQPQHRITDSLALLEDTLSTPARQLIALLPAKGTAATEPALAMLRGWDGRLEADSGQAALYQILWRELGKRMLAAIVPAPARKLVDEIAPSVLLGLIARPDARLGPEPEAARDSMLDAALAAAWAKAREQLGPDPAAWRWGSLHQVRIRHPLSRIPAIAKAFPPIEGGGSGGDSYTVMARWVRGAPSWHVAGGASYLQVIDVGNWDASVMLNLPGNSNDPRSPHYRDLYEPWIKGEMQPMLFSRAAVDARAAARTLLRP; this is translated from the coding sequence ATGCTCAACCGCCGCTCGTTCCTGCTCGGCTCGGCCGCGACCATGGCCCTCCTCTCCGCCGACCTGCGCGCCGCGGCGCCGGTGTCGCGGACCCGGCAGCTGGCCAGCGCCGGCCTGGCCGCGCCGATCGAGATCGTCGACGATCCCTGGGGCGTCCCGCACATCCGCGCGCAATCGATCCCCGACGCCTTTTTCGGGCAGGGCTATGTCGTCGCGCGCGACCGCCTGTTCCAGATCGACCTTTCGCACCGCCGCGAGCTGGGGCGGATGGCCGAGGCGTTCGGCCCCGAATTCGCCGTCCACGACGCGGCCGCCCGCCTGTTCCTGTTCCGCGGCGACCTCGACGCCGAGCTGGCGCGGGTGCCGGAAAACATTCTCGCCTGCGCGCGCGCCTATGTCGCCGGGATCAACGCCCGCATCGACGAGGTCGCGGGCGACCCCGCCTTGCTGCCGCTCGAATATGGGATCCTGGGCGTCCGCCCGCTGAAATGGGACATACGCGATCTCGTGCTGGCGCGCGGATCGTTCGGCAGCGTCCGCGACGAGATCCGCCGCGCCCGCCTCGCCGGCATGGGCCTGCTCGAGCTCGACGCGGTGGTGGCGCCGCTGCGCCCGGTCTGGCCGCTGCGCGTGCCCGAGGGGCTCGACGCGGCCGCGGTGTCCGAAGCCGATCTGGGTGTGCTGCGGCTCGGCGGCCTCCCGTTCGGCGCGCTCGTCCCCGAACCCGAGCCCGATCCCGGCCAGGGCGCCGGGCCCTCGCTTGCGGCGATCAGCGCCAGCGAGCGCGCGCAGGCCGGCAGCAACGCCTGGACGATCGGTCCGCAGCGCAGCGCTACCGGCCGCCCGATCCTTGCCAACGATCCGCATCTCGGCATCGGCGGCTTCGGCCCGCGCCACGTCGCCCACCTCACCGCGCCGGGGCTCGACGTGATCGGCGGCGGATCGCCGGGCCTGCCCGGGATCATGCAGGGCCATACCGACCGCTTCGCGTTCGGCCGCACCAATTTCCATATCGACCAGGAGGATCTGTTCGTCCTCGAAATGCATCCGGACGATGCCGAGCGTTACCGCCACGAGGGCGCATGGCGGCGCTTCGACCGGGTTGAGGTCTCGATCCCTGTCAAGGGCGCCCCGCCGCACCGCGCGACCCTGCGCTATGCCGCGCAGGGGCCGGTGGTCTCGCACGATCCGGCCCGCCGCCGCGCCACTGCTTTGGCTGCGGTCGAGCTGCAGCCGGGCGCGAGCGGCGCGTTCGCGATGATCGCGATCAACCTCGCCAGGGACTGGGAGAGCCTGCGCGAGGCCGCGTTCCGCTTCCACCCATCCCCCACCAATTTCCATTATGCCGACGTCGACGGCAATCACGGCTGGCAGGTGATCGGCTTCGCGCCGGTGCGCAAGAAGGGCGACGGGCTGATGCCGGTGCCCGGCGACGGCCGCTACGACTGGACCGGCGTGCGCGATTTCCGCGCCTTGCCCAGCGAATATAATCCGGCCAAGGGCTGGTTCGCCTCGGCCAACCAGAACAATCTGCCCGAAGGCTGGCCGCGCGACCGCATCCCGGCTTTCTCGTTCCGCGATCCCTATCGCTACGATCGCATCGCCGACGTCCTCTCGGCGCAGCCCCAGCACCGCATCACCGACAGCCTTGCTCTGCTGGAGGACACTTTGTCGACGCCGGCGCGTCAGCTCATCGCCTTGCTGCCCGCCAAGGGAACAGCGGCCACGGAGCCCGCGCTCGCCATGCTGCGCGGCTGGGACGGGCGGCTGGAGGCCGACAGCGGTCAGGCGGCGCTCTACCAGATCCTGTGGCGCGAGCTGGGCAAGCGCATGCTGGCCGCGATCGTGCCGGCGCCGGCCCGCAAACTGGTCGACGAGATCGCCCCGTCGGTGCTGCTCGGCCTGATCGCCAGGCCCGACGCGCGGCTCGGGCCCGAACCGGAGGCGGCGCGTGATTCCATGCTCGATGCCGCGCTCGCCGCCGCCTGGGCCAAGGCGCGCGAGCAGCTCGGTCCCGATCCCGCCGCCTGGCGCTGGGGCAGTTTGCACCAGGTGCGGATCCGGCATCCGCTCTCCCGCATCCCCGCCATCGCCAAGGCCTTCCCGCCGATCGAGGGCGGCGGTTCCGGCGGCGATTCCTACACCGTCATGGCGCGCTGGGTGCGCGGCGCGCCGTCCTGGCACGTCGCCGGCGGCGCCAGCTACCTGCAAGTGATCGACGTCGGCAATTGGGACGCGTCGGTGATGCTCAACCTGCCGGGCAATTCGAACGACCCGCGCTCGCCTCATTATCGCGATCTCTACGAGCCCTGGATCAAGGGCGAGATGCAGCCGATGCTGTTCAGCCGCGCCGCCGTCGACGCGCGCGCGGCGGCTCGGACGCTGCTGCGCCCCTGA